One Bacillota bacterium DNA window includes the following coding sequences:
- a CDS encoding magnesium transporter CorA family protein, which produces MITAYKTVGDDLVKTDAIGEKGTWVNLLNPTEEEILRVHRELSIVLDFLRAPLDEEERPRIESDEGQVMVLINVPIVHGNGDPVLYDTIPVGVIIAEDNVVTVCLQDNPILAELAGGRPKTLYTFKKTRFLLQVLFKTAGLYLKYLRQIDKQTAEIEERLHRSMKNEELIKLLNLEKSLVYFTTSLKSNEIVMEKLLRLYLVKTDPASHAPTRVLRAYPEDEDLLEDVITENKQAIEMGDIYTSILTGMMDAFASMISNNLNIVMKFLTSVTIVLSIPTIVASFYGMNVSLPFQRSPYAFLGTMAVSALASLSAVIMLARRRMF; this is translated from the coding sequence GTGATAACGGCATACAAAACGGTCGGAGACGACCTCGTCAAGACAGATGCCATAGGCGAAAAAGGGACCTGGGTAAACCTACTGAACCCTACAGAAGAGGAGATCCTCAGAGTCCACCGCGAGCTGAGCATCGTCCTGGATTTCCTGAGGGCGCCACTCGATGAGGAAGAGAGGCCGCGTATAGAGTCAGACGAAGGGCAAGTGATGGTTCTCATCAACGTCCCCATAGTCCATGGAAACGGCGACCCGGTCTTGTATGACACCATCCCAGTGGGAGTGATCATCGCCGAGGACAACGTGGTCACCGTATGCCTTCAGGATAACCCCATCCTTGCCGAACTGGCTGGCGGGAGGCCGAAGACGCTATACACTTTCAAGAAGACCCGGTTCCTGCTGCAGGTTCTCTTCAAGACAGCAGGGCTCTACTTGAAGTACCTGCGTCAGATCGACAAGCAAACCGCCGAGATCGAAGAGCGGCTTCACCGCTCGATGAAGAACGAAGAGCTGATAAAGCTGCTCAACTTGGAGAAGAGCCTCGTGTACTTCACGACCTCCCTCAAGTCCAACGAGATCGTAATGGAGAAGCTCCTCAGGCTATATCTCGTGAAGACAGACCCCGCTTCCCATGCGCCGACCCGGGTGCTCAGGGCGTATCCTGAAGACGAGGACCTGCTGGAGGACGTCATAACCGAGAACAAGCAGGCCATCGAGATGGGGGACATATACACGAGCATTTTGACGGGCATGATGGACGCGTTCGCGTCGATGATATCCAACAACCTCAACATAGTGATGAAGTTCCTGACGTCCGTGACGATAGTCCTCTCCATTCCGACCATAGTGGCGAGTTTCTACGGGATGAACGTATCTCTTCCGTTCCAGAGGTCTCCATACGCGTTTCTCGGCACAATGGCCGTTTCGGCGCTTGCGAGCCTGTCAGCAGTGATCATGCTCGCAAGGAGGAGGATGTTCTGA
- a CDS encoding M20/M25/M40 family metallo-hydrolase: MPGRGALRKGEDKEMSRLSSRSRALWALVGVLVLVTTAVGAALAASPLDDAFAYVDSQKEAILQDWLALIRIPAPSRQEDERAAWVKARMQEIGLVDIGSDDAGNVWGAYPVPSSGPILVFAAHMDTVFSKDTPINPEVKEGKIFAPGSGDNTSSVVGLLYTAKAIKAAGIVPKCRVIFLATVEEEIGLNGMRYFLENSGMTPDYVVAVDGGFGGVTYGALGIEWYKATLKVPGGHTLSSTGKPSGARSLAAAISKLYEIPLNADPRCYMNVGTLGGGTVPNAIAAETWFTVDMRSQSATELAKLRDQVHAAIKDQAKATGAEVSLEPLTIIPAGLLPGAKDHKLTRVAAEALKAVGVAEPGFSDAGACDSNASIAKGIYSVAVGVTKSQNGHSVNECSEIEPIYAGIKQLVYIASTMD, from the coding sequence GTGCCGGGCAGAGGAGCGCTCAGGAAAGGAGAAGACAAGGAGATGAGTAGGTTGAGTAGCAGATCTCGCGCACTATGGGCACTTGTCGGGGTCCTGGTTCTCGTAACGACGGCGGTGGGCGCCGCGCTCGCCGCAAGTCCGCTTGACGATGCGTTCGCGTACGTTGACTCCCAAAAGGAAGCGATCCTCCAGGACTGGCTTGCTCTGATAAGGATCCCCGCTCCGTCAAGGCAGGAGGACGAACGGGCGGCCTGGGTAAAGGCCAGAATGCAGGAGATCGGCCTTGTCGACATAGGCTCGGACGATGCCGGGAACGTGTGGGGCGCGTATCCCGTTCCCTCGAGTGGACCGATCCTCGTCTTCGCTGCCCACATGGACACGGTGTTCTCCAAGGACACCCCGATAAACCCCGAGGTGAAAGAGGGTAAGATCTTCGCCCCGGGCTCGGGTGACAATACTTCGTCCGTCGTGGGGCTCCTATACACCGCGAAGGCGATCAAGGCCGCGGGAATCGTCCCGAAGTGCCGGGTGATCTTCCTCGCCACGGTTGAGGAAGAGATAGGGCTGAACGGCATGAGATACTTCCTCGAGAACAGCGGGATGACACCGGACTACGTGGTCGCCGTGGACGGTGGATTCGGAGGAGTCACGTATGGGGCGCTCGGCATCGAGTGGTACAAGGCCACGCTGAAGGTGCCCGGCGGTCACACGCTTTCGAGCACGGGCAAGCCGAGCGGTGCGAGATCGCTCGCCGCGGCCATCTCGAAGCTGTATGAGATCCCCCTCAACGCCGATCCCAGATGCTACATGAACGTCGGCACCCTCGGGGGCGGAACCGTGCCCAACGCCATAGCCGCCGAGACCTGGTTCACCGTGGACATGAGGTCTCAATCAGCGACGGAGCTCGCGAAACTCAGGGACCAAGTTCACGCCGCGATAAAGGACCAGGCGAAGGCGACAGGCGCTGAGGTATCCCTCGAACCGCTCACCATAATCCCGGCGGGTTTGCTCCCTGGCGCAAAGGACCACAAGCTCACTAGAGTCGCCGCCGAAGCACTCAAAGCGGTGGGCGTGGCGGAGCCCGGGTTCAGCGACGCGGGGGCTTGCGACTCTAACGCGTCGATAGCCAAAGGCATCTACTCGGTGGCGGTCGGCGTCACGAAAAGCCAGAACGGGCACTCGGTGAATGAATGCTCCGAGATAGAACCCATCTACGCGGGCATAAAGCAGCTAGTGTACATCGCGTCCACGATGGACTGA
- a CDS encoding M55 family metallopeptidase: MKVYISADLEGVAGVTHSEHTARDGKEHERARALMTDEINAAVTGAIEAGATEVVVNDSHGTMRNIIPEKLHKDAYLISGAPKPLSMMEGIDSTFDAAMFLGYHAACGTPDAVLDHTYAGRTVARVVINGMELGETGINAAVAGHFGVPLVLVTGDTAVARQARELVPRVVTVAVKEAIGRYAARSLHPERAQALIREAARKALADLRSIGCFEIRPPIRLELHLNQTGMADMAELVPGMERTGPRSVGFTADNYLSVFKAMRVAIALAGETAQ; this comes from the coding sequence ATGAAAGTGTACATTTCCGCCGACCTAGAGGGCGTGGCGGGGGTAACGCACTCAGAGCATACGGCGAGAGACGGCAAGGAACACGAGCGAGCGCGGGCGCTCATGACGGATGAGATCAACGCGGCCGTCACCGGGGCCATTGAGGCGGGGGCGACCGAGGTCGTGGTCAACGACTCTCACGGCACGATGCGCAACATCATCCCCGAGAAGCTTCACAAGGACGCTTATCTCATATCAGGAGCGCCCAAGCCCTTGAGCATGATGGAGGGCATCGACTCAACGTTCGACGCCGCCATGTTCCTCGGGTACCACGCGGCATGTGGCACTCCGGACGCCGTGTTGGACCACACTTACGCGGGACGCACCGTGGCACGAGTGGTGATAAACGGGATGGAGCTCGGAGAAACAGGCATAAATGCGGCTGTAGCTGGCCACTTTGGCGTTCCCCTAGTGTTGGTCACCGGCGACACCGCCGTTGCACGCCAGGCCAGGGAGCTCGTCCCCAGGGTCGTGACGGTTGCGGTGAAGGAAGCCATAGGGCGTTACGCGGCGAGATCGCTCCATCCCGAGAGAGCGCAGGCGCTCATCAGAGAGGCGGCAAGGAAAGCCCTCGCGGACTTGAGGTCCATAGGTTGTTTCGAGATACGCCCTCCCATCCGCCTCGAGCTGCACTTGAACCAAACAGGCATGGCTGACATGGCGGAGCTCGTCCCTGGAATGGAAAGGACGGGTCCAAGGTCGGTCGGCTTCACAGCAGATAATTACCTCTCCGTGTTCAAGGCGATGAGGGTGGCCATCGCTCTTGCGGGCGAGACCGCGCAGTGA
- a CDS encoding D-aminoacylase, producing the protein MPRGTREIRADGRVVAPGFIDIHSHSDDTILLNPRAESKVRQGVTCEVVGNCGYSLAPLEGEALADVRRDLGEAGLDLSWRSFGEYLRAIEKCGTAVNVASLVGHGTIRRAVMGCVDRAPSREEMERMKSLLSGALAEGAWGLSTGLIYPPSCYASMDELVELAQVSASAGGMYASHIRYEEDRVVEAVEEAIAIGERARVPVQVSHHKAGGVQNWGKVRMTIELMSKARARGVDVACDVYPYTASSTGLAVILPQWIFDGGLEAAMARLKDTAVREGIRRQVEEEEGAKRGWDKTVIASCTRDRNKRFEGKNLVEIAEMTGKDPFTAALDLIVDESAAVQTVRFGMCEEDVEYVLAWPASSIGSDASVRAPYGPLGKGKPHPRSYGTFPRVLARYVRERGVLTLEEAVRKMTSLPAQRLGILDRGIIRPGMVADLVVFDPDKVADTATYDDPHRYPTGIDWVFVAGTPVIERGEHTGATPGRVLRHRHEHGHAA; encoded by the coding sequence GTGCCGCGAGGCACCAGAGAGATACGCGCCGATGGGCGGGTCGTCGCGCCGGGGTTCATCGACATCCACTCCCACTCCGACGACACGATCCTCTTGAACCCCCGCGCCGAGAGCAAGGTCCGGCAGGGCGTGACTTGTGAGGTGGTCGGCAACTGCGGCTACTCGCTCGCGCCGCTGGAAGGAGAGGCGCTCGCCGACGTAAGGCGGGACCTTGGGGAAGCGGGGCTTGACTTGAGCTGGAGGTCCTTCGGCGAGTACCTTCGTGCCATCGAGAAGTGTGGCACAGCTGTGAACGTCGCATCGCTCGTCGGCCACGGAACGATCAGGCGTGCGGTCATGGGATGTGTGGACCGCGCGCCGTCGCGGGAAGAAATGGAGCGCATGAAGTCGCTCTTGTCCGGCGCTTTGGCGGAGGGCGCGTGGGGCCTGTCCACCGGCCTCATCTATCCCCCGTCGTGCTACGCGTCCATGGATGAGTTGGTCGAGCTCGCGCAGGTCTCCGCCAGCGCGGGGGGCATGTACGCAAGTCACATACGCTACGAGGAAGACAGGGTCGTGGAAGCCGTGGAGGAAGCCATCGCCATAGGCGAGAGAGCGCGGGTACCGGTGCAGGTATCCCATCACAAGGCAGGCGGAGTCCAGAACTGGGGCAAGGTCCGGATGACCATAGAACTCATGAGCAAGGCGAGAGCGCGCGGAGTGGATGTCGCTTGTGATGTCTACCCGTATACAGCGTCGTCCACGGGCCTTGCCGTCATCCTGCCCCAGTGGATATTCGATGGGGGGCTGGAGGCGGCCATGGCGCGGCTCAAGGACACAGCCGTGCGTGAGGGCATCCGCCGACAGGTGGAGGAAGAGGAGGGCGCGAAGCGCGGTTGGGACAAGACAGTCATCGCGTCTTGCACGAGGGACCGCAACAAGCGGTTCGAGGGGAAGAACCTCGTGGAGATCGCGGAGATGACAGGGAAGGACCCATTCACCGCAGCTCTTGACCTAATCGTGGACGAGTCGGCCGCAGTGCAGACCGTGAGGTTTGGCATGTGCGAGGAAGACGTGGAATACGTGCTGGCCTGGCCTGCCTCCTCGATCGGCAGCGACGCGTCGGTGCGGGCACCGTATGGTCCTTTGGGCAAGGGAAAGCCCCATCCGAGGAGCTACGGAACGTTCCCCAGGGTACTGGCTCGATACGTGAGGGAACGAGGCGTCCTCACGCTGGAAGAAGCCGTCCGAAAGATGACCTCCCTCCCTGCACAGCGCCTCGGAATCCTCGACCGAGGGATCATCCGTCCGGGCATGGTCGCGGATCTCGTGGTATTCGATCCTGACAAGGTGGCCGACACGGCCACGTACGACGATCCTCACCGCTATCCCACGGGAATTGACTGGGTCTTCGTGGCGGGAACACCCGTAATAGAGCGCGGCGAACACACCGGCGCGACTCCGGGAAGAGTCCTCCGGCACCGGCACGAGCACGGGCACGCCGCGTGA
- a CDS encoding diguanylate cyclase, with amino-acid sequence MLATACLLPHELAFGLSVLAVLVGCVHGGVRGGLAFAGVAAARAGAFGIIRLHELPATFLVEAALLGLVATAFGSLVDVAGGRTTQRVGDADERHAYEALVNLMQEGMVLVDLKENILFANNAFAQMLGYDSGDLVGRSLSELTSPEQFRVYREKTKWRKKGRSDRYESKMFRKNGEIVDVLVSATPFVASDGTVKGTIGVFWDITDRKREEEQLKYLSMHDGLTGVYNRSHFEREMRRLDAERYLPVSMIVCDVDDLKGVNDAHGHSAGDALLKRAAEIVRGAVRSSDIVARIGGDEFAVLLPNTSANAAKAIRERIRQHAAMAADLLSSFSLGVATRETMDVSMAQLFKSADDAMYSAKPRSTHAWAT; translated from the coding sequence ATGCTCGCGACCGCATGCTTGCTCCCGCATGAGCTTGCGTTCGGACTCAGCGTGCTTGCGGTGCTGGTGGGGTGCGTCCACGGGGGCGTGAGAGGCGGTCTCGCGTTTGCGGGGGTAGCGGCCGCACGAGCGGGTGCATTCGGAATAATCCGGCTTCATGAGCTTCCTGCGACGTTTCTGGTGGAAGCGGCTTTGTTGGGGCTGGTCGCCACGGCGTTCGGGAGCCTGGTTGACGTTGCAGGCGGACGGACTACGCAGCGCGTCGGTGATGCTGACGAACGCCACGCGTATGAAGCCCTCGTCAACCTCATGCAGGAAGGGATGGTCCTGGTAGACCTCAAGGAGAACATCCTATTCGCAAACAACGCCTTCGCTCAGATGTTGGGGTACGACAGCGGCGATCTGGTTGGGAGGAGTCTGTCGGAGCTGACCTCTCCCGAGCAGTTCAGGGTGTACCGTGAGAAGACGAAGTGGCGCAAGAAGGGTCGCTCGGACAGGTATGAGTCCAAGATGTTCAGAAAGAACGGCGAAATAGTGGACGTGCTGGTCTCGGCGACACCCTTTGTGGCGTCGGACGGTACGGTGAAGGGCACTATCGGGGTCTTCTGGGACATCACCGACCGCAAGAGGGAAGAAGAACAACTCAAGTACTTGAGCATGCACGACGGGCTCACGGGCGTGTACAACCGCTCGCACTTCGAGCGCGAGATGAGACGGCTCGACGCCGAGCGTTACCTGCCTGTTTCGATGATAGTCTGCGACGTGGATGATCTCAAGGGAGTGAACGACGCACATGGTCACTCGGCCGGCGACGCCCTCCTCAAACGCGCGGCGGAGATCGTGAGAGGGGCCGTGCGCTCTTCAGACATCGTCGCGAGGATCGGCGGGGATGAGTTTGCCGTGCTCCTTCCCAATACCAGCGCGAACGCTGCCAAGGCTATCCGCGAGCGAATAAGGCAACACGCGGCGATGGCAGCTGACCTCTTGAGCAGCTTCTCTCTCGGCGTGGCCACGAGGGAAACCATGGACGTGAGCATGGCCCAGCTGTTCAAGAGCGCAGACGACGCCATGTACAGCGCAAAGCCGCGTTCCACGCACGCCTGGGCGACGTGA
- a CDS encoding ribbon-helix-helix protein, CopG family has product MITLPDSLLQEVDGAARQEHRNRSEFIREAMRLYIEEKRRLELREKLKEGYREMAGLNLQLAGEALAAENEALALYEEVLARGNGTEGA; this is encoded by the coding sequence ATGATCACCCTGCCGGATAGTCTCTTGCAGGAAGTCGACGGGGCCGCGAGGCAGGAGCATCGGAACCGTAGCGAGTTCATTAGAGAGGCCATGCGGCTCTACATCGAGGAGAAGCGCAGGCTGGAGCTGCGTGAGAAGCTGAAAGAGGGCTACCGCGAGATGGCTGGCCTGAACCTCCAACTCGCCGGCGAGGCTTTGGCTGCGGAGAACGAAGCCCTTGCCCTATATGAGGAGGTCCTGGCGCGGGGTAATGGAACCGAGGGAGCTTAG
- a CDS encoding type II toxin-antitoxin system PemK/MazF family toxin produces the protein MEPRELRRGDVFYADLNPVIGSEQGGTRPVLVLQNDIGNRYSPTTIVAAITSRIDKARLPTHVELPATKSRLPADSVILLEQVRTIDRRRLIEKVSHLDPVTMDRVDKALEISLGLVEI, from the coding sequence ATGGAACCGAGGGAGCTTAGGCGCGGCGACGTCTTTTACGCTGACCTTAATCCTGTAATAGGCTCGGAGCAAGGGGGCACCCGGCCGGTGCTCGTCCTCCAGAACGACATCGGGAACCGCTACAGCCCAACCACGATCGTGGCCGCCATCACGTCGCGCATCGACAAGGCGCGACTTCCCACCCACGTGGAACTGCCCGCGACCAAGAGCCGACTGCCGGCGGATTCGGTGATCCTCCTCGAGCAGGTGCGAACCATAGACCGCCGCCGGCTCATCGAGAAAGTCTCCCATCTGGACCCCGTCACCATGGATCGGGTCGACAAGGCGCTCGAGATCAGCCTAGGCCTGGTGGAAATCTGA
- a CDS encoding gamma-glutamyl-gamma-aminobutyrate hydrolase family protein: MRPLVGVTCTSSAAGETGESRKYSLPQDYVCAVTKAGGQVVILPASDGESAARLAGVLDGILLSGGADLDPSYFGEEPHPHLGHIDPERDEFELALVRAAIEAGTPLLAICRGIQVLNVAMGGTLYQDIQSQVKGAIKHRQDAPRYHASHKVVVERHSKLAGMVGAGDVAVNSFHHQAIRNVAPGFFVSARSTDGVIEAIESAHDLFVVGVQWHPECMTDSYPAMLEIFAAFVAEAAARR, from the coding sequence TTGCGGCCACTCGTTGGAGTGACGTGTACGAGTTCCGCTGCTGGTGAGACGGGAGAGTCAAGGAAGTACTCGCTGCCCCAGGACTACGTATGTGCCGTCACCAAAGCCGGGGGTCAGGTCGTGATTCTGCCTGCGAGCGACGGTGAATCCGCGGCGCGCCTGGCGGGCGTCCTTGACGGCATCCTCCTTTCGGGCGGAGCGGACCTCGATCCCAGCTACTTCGGAGAGGAGCCCCACCCGCATCTCGGACACATCGATCCCGAGCGCGACGAATTCGAGCTAGCCCTGGTTCGGGCGGCCATCGAGGCGGGCACCCCTCTCCTCGCGATCTGCCGCGGGATTCAGGTCTTGAACGTTGCCATGGGCGGAACCCTGTACCAAGACATCCAGTCCCAGGTCAAAGGGGCCATCAAACATAGGCAAGACGCGCCTCGGTACCACGCCAGCCACAAAGTCGTCGTGGAGCGCCACTCCAAACTGGCCGGGATGGTGGGCGCGGGCGACGTGGCCGTGAACTCCTTCCACCACCAAGCCATCCGGAATGTCGCCCCAGGCTTCTTCGTGTCAGCGCGCTCCACTGATGGAGTGATTGAGGCAATCGAGTCAGCCCATGATCTCTTCGTAGTAGGTGTGCAATGGCATCCAGAGTGCATGACAGACTCATACCCCGCGATGCTCGAGATATTCGCGGCGTTCGTGGCCGAAGCCGCAGCCAGACGCTGA
- the tsaE gene encoding tRNA (adenosine(37)-N6)-threonylcarbamoyltransferase complex ATPase subunit type 1 TsaE yields MYRACSPRDTRKLGEALGRLLGPGDVVCLEGHLGAGKTVFVQGLAAGMEVKGRVTSPTFTIVHEHPGKVPLYHIDAYRLEGVSDAETAGIDECLYGGGAAAVEWPERIRHLLPEERLDVEIRIPPDGDSGADDGDRDGDRIEGNTRGGRCGDGEGPNAGGTGLDGCDCDEGSSAREIVFLPRGERFRCMIEELRALAGPGY; encoded by the coding sequence GTGTACCGGGCTTGCAGCCCGCGTGACACGAGAAAGCTGGGTGAAGCCCTCGGGAGGCTCCTTGGACCGGGAGACGTGGTCTGTCTCGAAGGCCATCTAGGCGCGGGTAAGACCGTGTTCGTGCAGGGCCTGGCGGCGGGCATGGAAGTCAAGGGGCGGGTGACGAGCCCGACTTTCACCATAGTTCACGAGCATCCGGGGAAGGTCCCCCTGTACCACATCGACGCCTACAGGTTGGAGGGGGTCTCGGACGCCGAGACTGCAGGAATAGACGAATGCCTGTACGGGGGAGGGGCCGCGGCCGTCGAATGGCCGGAGAGGATCCGTCATCTCCTGCCCGAAGAAAGACTGGACGTGGAGATCAGGATTCCTCCGGATGGCGACTCGGGTGCCGACGATGGTGACCGGGATGGTGACCGGATAGAGGGCAACACGCGCGGCGGAAGATGCGGCGATGGAGAGGGACCGAATGCGGGAGGGACCGGGCTCGACGGATGTGACTGCGACGAGGGCAGCAGCGCCAGGGAGATAGTGTTCCTCCCTCGCGGGGAGAGGTTTCGTTGCATGATCGAGGAGTTGAGGGCGCTTGCGGGTCCTGGGTATTGA
- a CDS encoding asparaginase — translation MSEPAVKVTRGSIVESVHRVDVAVADGSGDVLYWVGDPNKVTYWRSCAKPIQAIPVIETGAAERFGFDDREIAVMCASHSGECAHVTTVAGILRKIGLPDAALACGVHPPLDRDSSRRLTACGVAPWQLHSNCSGKHSAMLAVAVHLGYSVQGYYRVDHPVQRIMLREVSLFTGVPQRDIAIGVDGCGVPVFGLSLASMARAFATLASPDHLMTDVACAKAARRVCRAMRTHPHMVAGRGRLTTDLMRVAGDRVVAKSGAEGVYCVGLLERGLGVAIKIEDGSTRAVGPLVLEVLARMGALEAGHLRALAPHHRPQVLNHRGEAVGEIVVDFELKSRR, via the coding sequence TTGTCAGAGCCGGCCGTCAAGGTGACGCGTGGTTCGATCGTCGAAAGCGTCCACAGGGTCGACGTTGCGGTCGCCGATGGCTCGGGCGACGTTTTGTACTGGGTCGGGGATCCAAACAAGGTAACGTACTGGCGTTCTTGCGCGAAGCCAATCCAGGCGATCCCTGTCATCGAGACGGGAGCCGCGGAGCGATTCGGGTTCGACGATCGGGAGATCGCAGTGATGTGCGCGTCCCATAGCGGAGAGTGCGCGCACGTTACGACGGTGGCAGGTATCCTGCGCAAGATCGGTCTCCCCGACGCCGCGCTCGCCTGCGGGGTCCACCCACCGCTCGACAGGGACTCATCCAGGCGGCTCACGGCGTGCGGAGTGGCGCCGTGGCAGCTCCACTCCAACTGCTCGGGAAAGCACTCGGCGATGCTCGCCGTGGCGGTTCACTTGGGCTATTCGGTCCAAGGGTATTATCGCGTGGACCATCCCGTCCAGCGCATCATGTTGCGGGAAGTGTCGCTCTTCACAGGCGTGCCTCAAAGAGACATTGCCATCGGAGTGGACGGATGCGGCGTGCCGGTCTTCGGGCTGTCCCTCGCGTCCATGGCAAGGGCGTTCGCCACGCTCGCAAGTCCGGACCACCTGATGACCGACGTCGCTTGCGCGAAGGCGGCACGGCGAGTGTGCCGCGCCATGCGAACCCACCCCCATATGGTGGCGGGACGAGGCAGACTTACGACTGATCTCATGCGGGTGGCCGGGGACCGAGTCGTGGCCAAGAGCGGCGCGGAAGGCGTGTACTGCGTGGGCCTCCTCGAGAGGGGACTCGGTGTGGCAATCAAGATCGAGGACGGAAGCACGAGGGCCGTAGGCCCGCTGGTGCTGGAGGTTCTGGCGCGAATGGGCGCCCTCGAAGCGGGCCACCTAAGAGCGCTCGCACCTCATCACCGTCCTCAAGTTCTGAACCATCGTGGCGAGGCGGTGGGAGAGATCGTCGTGGACTTCGAACTCAAGTCGAGGCGTTAG
- a CDS encoding amidohydrolase has product MTDGGRKSRRRALLTKARELLPQMIAVRRDLHMNPELGGEERRTAGMVASKLCELGVSVREGIGGTGVVGVIRGLASEPRRSGSQASPDSPSGPCVALRADMDALPIQDCKDVDYRSRIPGVMHACGHDGHVAMLLGAAKLLSSLAKEFCGSVKLIFQPAEEGPGGALPMIREGVLSEPDVNVIVAGHIWPDLPTGVVAIRGGPVMAAADSVTITIRGEGGHGAAPHRSVDAVVVAAQAVMALQTIASRRVNPVDPLVLTIGTISGGYRQNVIADQVTMSGTVRTLNPALRGAVPDMIRQTLEGITRSAGAKFEFTFSPGYPPLANDERVAALVAASARRIFGRRQVIEDIEPSMGGEDFAYFLQEVPGAMFMLGAGNPDRGAKYPAHHPRFDFDEEAMALGAALMVDVVLELLERR; this is encoded by the coding sequence ATGACGGACGGCGGAAGGAAGTCCAGGAGACGCGCGCTCCTCACCAAGGCGCGCGAACTGCTCCCACAGATGATCGCAGTGCGCCGCGACCTTCACATGAACCCGGAGCTGGGCGGGGAAGAAAGACGGACTGCGGGAATGGTCGCCTCGAAGCTGTGCGAACTTGGGGTGAGCGTGCGGGAAGGCATCGGCGGGACGGGCGTCGTCGGCGTAATCAGGGGGCTCGCATCCGAACCGCGCCGATCCGGATCCCAAGCCAGCCCCGACTCGCCGTCCGGTCCCTGCGTAGCCCTCCGGGCGGACATGGACGCCCTGCCCATACAGGATTGCAAAGACGTGGACTACAGGTCGCGCATCCCGGGAGTCATGCACGCCTGCGGCCATGACGGCCACGTGGCCATGCTGCTTGGAGCCGCCAAGCTCCTCTCATCGCTTGCGAAGGAGTTTTGCGGAAGCGTAAAGCTGATATTCCAGCCGGCTGAAGAAGGGCCGGGCGGGGCGCTGCCGATGATAAGGGAGGGCGTGCTGTCAGAGCCCGATGTGAATGTAATAGTGGCAGGACACATCTGGCCGGATCTTCCGACGGGCGTCGTGGCGATCAGGGGCGGCCCGGTCATGGCGGCGGCGGACAGCGTGACCATCACGATCAGAGGCGAGGGAGGCCACGGCGCCGCGCCTCACAGATCGGTGGACGCCGTGGTCGTGGCGGCGCAGGCCGTAATGGCGCTCCAGACGATCGCAAGCCGCCGAGTGAACCCGGTGGATCCCCTTGTCCTGACGATCGGGACGATCTCCGGCGGATACCGTCAGAACGTCATCGCGGACCAGGTCACCATGAGCGGCACGGTCCGCACCCTGAATCCGGCGTTGCGTGGAGCCGTTCCTGACATGATCAGGCAAACGCTCGAGGGAATAACGCGTAGTGCCGGAGCCAAATTCGAGTTCACGTTTTCGCCGGGCTACCCGCCCCTTGCCAACGACGAAAGGGTGGCAGCGCTCGTAGCCGCGAGCGCGAGGAGGATTTTCGGCAGGCGCCAGGTCATTGAGGATATAGAGCCCTCCATGGGAGGAGAGGATTTCGCCTACTTCCTCCAGGAGGTTCCGGGCGCCATGTTCATGCTAGGCGCGGGAAACCCCGACAGAGGCGCCAAGTACCCGGCGCACCATCCGAGATTCGATTTCGACGAGGAAGCCATGGCCCTGGGCGCCGCGCTGATGGTCGATGTCGTGCTCGAGCTGCTTGAGAGGAGGTAG